One genomic segment of Streptomyces sp. NBC_00239 includes these proteins:
- a CDS encoding histidine kinase — MTAQTLTALVPAGLALFAAGVGGGVLLGRLRGGARRGERSDLDLGTPVERATFHTLHTASLAAPPLRAGLTEDTARRAVRGLRPLLGTEALCLADRGRVLAWDGPGGGHHEHRVMARVDALLDSGRSQSFRTECEHPGCPLRWAVIAPLTGEEGVLGALVAYGSRESAVLVRAATEVARWVSVQLELAELDRSRTRLIEAEIRALRAQISPHFIYNSLAAIASFVRTDPERARELLLEFADFTRYSFRRHGEFTQLADELRSIEQYLALAGARFGDRLKVTLQVAPEVLPVALPFLCLQPLVENAVKHGLEDSGTECRITIAARDAGAEAVVSVEDNGVGMDPGLLRALLAGRGPASSGIGLRNVDERLRQVYGDAYGLVIETGVGAGMKVIVRVPKYQAGVHPGGGPRVHP, encoded by the coding sequence GTGACCGCGCAGACCCTGACCGCCCTGGTGCCCGCCGGGCTCGCGCTGTTCGCCGCGGGCGTCGGCGGCGGGGTGCTGCTCGGCCGGCTCCGGGGCGGCGCGCGACGCGGCGAGCGCTCCGACCTCGACCTCGGCACCCCGGTGGAGCGGGCCACCTTCCACACCCTGCACACGGCCTCGCTGGCCGCGCCGCCGCTGCGCGCCGGGCTCACCGAGGACACCGCGCGCCGGGCGGTGCGCGGCCTGCGCCCGCTGCTCGGCACGGAGGCGCTGTGCCTGGCGGACCGCGGCCGGGTGCTCGCCTGGGACGGGCCCGGCGGCGGGCACCACGAGCACCGGGTGATGGCCAGGGTGGACGCCCTCCTGGACTCGGGGCGCAGCCAGAGCTTCCGTACCGAGTGCGAGCACCCCGGCTGCCCGCTGCGCTGGGCGGTGATCGCCCCGCTGACGGGGGAGGAGGGCGTGCTCGGTGCGCTCGTCGCGTACGGATCGCGCGAGTCGGCGGTCCTGGTGCGGGCCGCCACGGAGGTGGCGCGCTGGGTGTCGGTCCAGTTGGAATTGGCCGAACTCGACCGGTCGCGGACCCGGTTGATCGAGGCGGAGATCCGCGCGCTGCGGGCCCAGATCTCCCCGCACTTCATCTACAACTCGCTCGCCGCGATCGCCTCGTTCGTGCGCACCGATCCCGAGCGGGCCCGCGAACTGCTGCTGGAGTTCGCCGACTTCACACGCTATTCCTTCCGCCGGCACGGCGAGTTCACCCAGCTCGCGGACGAACTGCGGTCCATCGAGCAGTACTTGGCGCTCGCTGGGGCCCGCTTCGGGGACCGGCTGAAGGTGACGCTGCAGGTGGCCCCCGAGGTGCTGCCGGTGGCGCTGCCGTTCCTGTGCCTGCAGCCCCTGGTGGAGAACGCGGTCAAGCACGGCCTGGAGGACTCCGGGACCGAGTGCCGCATCACCATCGCGGCCCGCGACGCGGGAGCCGAGGCGGTGGTGAGCGTCGAGGACAACGGCGTCGGCATGGACCCCGGCCTGCTGCGCGCCCTGCTCGCCGGGCGCGGCCCGGCCTCCTCCGGGATCGGGCTGCGCAACGTGGACGAGCGGCTGCGTCAGGTGTACGGGGACGCGTACGGGCTGGTGATCGAGACGGGGGTCGGGGCGGGCATGAAGGTGATCGTGCGGGTGCCCAAGTACCAGGCGGGCGTGCACCCCGGAGGCGGGCCGCGGGTCCACCCGTGA
- a CDS encoding sodium/solute symporter: MNPAYAIPAVTLVVLGTLLIGALGLRISRTTSDFYVASRTVGPGLNAAAISGEYLSAASFLGIAGLVLLQGPEMLWYPVGYTAGYLVLLVLVAAPLRRSGAYTLSDFAEARLESRAVRRLASLFVVGIGWLYLLPQLQGAGLTLHILTGAPDWAGALVVGIVVTGAVAAGGMRSITFVQAFQYWLKLTALLVPALFLVLAWLGDDAPGARFTEPPAFREQTAVKVADTVRVRLESPLRITVTGRVDGRTHHGSPVTLAAGPHRFEAGTELRFPAGAQVPERAVRESGSRWSQPQSGSREEHPLYATYGLILATFLGTMGLPHVAVRFYTSPHGAAARRTTLAVLSLVGAFYLLPPLYGALGRIYAPELALTGTADAAVLVLPERMIGGVAGDLLGALLAGGAFAAFLSTASGVTMAVAGVLTQDALPSRGGVRHFRLATVAAMAVPLAASAFVTSVPVADAVGLAFAVSASSFCPLLVLGIWWRGLTPPGAVGGLLVGGGSALTAVLATRAGLPGSGWPHTLLAWPAVWSVPLGFLTMVLVSLATRHRIPAGTAATLTRLHLPEELAREART; the protein is encoded by the coding sequence GTGAATCCCGCCTACGCGATACCCGCCGTCACCCTCGTGGTCCTGGGCACGCTCCTGATCGGCGCCCTCGGCCTGCGCATCTCCCGGACCACCTCCGACTTCTACGTGGCCTCCCGCACCGTCGGCCCGGGCCTCAACGCCGCCGCCATCAGCGGCGAATACCTGTCCGCCGCCTCGTTCCTCGGCATCGCCGGACTCGTCCTCCTCCAGGGCCCCGAGATGCTCTGGTATCCGGTCGGCTACACCGCCGGCTACCTCGTCCTGCTCGTGCTCGTCGCCGCCCCGCTGCGCCGCTCCGGCGCGTACACCCTCTCCGACTTCGCCGAGGCCCGGCTGGAGTCCCGGGCCGTGCGCCGCCTCGCGAGCCTGTTCGTCGTTGGGATCGGCTGGCTGTACCTGCTGCCCCAACTCCAGGGCGCCGGGCTGACCCTGCACATCCTGACCGGCGCGCCGGACTGGGCGGGCGCGCTCGTCGTCGGGATCGTCGTCACCGGCGCGGTGGCCGCGGGCGGCATGCGCAGCATCACCTTCGTCCAGGCCTTCCAGTACTGGCTCAAGCTCACCGCGCTGCTGGTGCCCGCCCTGTTCCTGGTGCTCGCGTGGCTCGGCGACGACGCCCCGGGCGCCCGCTTCACCGAGCCGCCGGCCTTCCGCGAGCAGACCGCGGTCAAGGTCGCCGACACCGTACGGGTCCGGCTGGAGAGCCCGCTGCGGATCACCGTCACCGGCCGGGTCGACGGCCGCACCCACCACGGGAGCCCGGTCACCCTGGCCGCCGGCCCGCACCGCTTCGAGGCCGGCACCGAACTCCGCTTCCCGGCCGGGGCGCAGGTGCCCGAACGGGCCGTGCGCGAGAGCGGCTCCCGCTGGTCGCAGCCGCAGTCCGGCAGCCGCGAGGAACACCCGCTGTACGCCACGTACGGCCTGATCCTCGCCACCTTCCTCGGCACGATGGGCCTGCCGCACGTCGCCGTCCGCTTCTACACCAGCCCGCACGGCGCGGCCGCCCGCCGCACCACCCTCGCCGTGCTCTCCCTGGTCGGCGCCTTCTACCTGCTGCCCCCGCTGTACGGCGCCCTCGGCCGGATCTACGCCCCCGAACTCGCGCTCACCGGAACCGCCGACGCGGCCGTCCTCGTACTGCCCGAACGGATGATCGGCGGGGTCGCCGGCGACCTGCTGGGCGCCCTGCTCGCCGGCGGCGCCTTCGCCGCGTTCCTGTCGACCGCCTCCGGCGTGACGATGGCGGTGGCCGGAGTGCTCACCCAGGACGCGCTGCCCTCCCGCGGCGGCGTACGGCACTTCCGGCTCGCCACCGTGGCGGCCATGGCGGTCCCGCTCGCGGCCAGCGCCTTCGTCACGAGCGTGCCGGTCGCCGACGCGGTGGGACTGGCCTTCGCCGTGTCGGCCTCGTCCTTCTGCCCGCTGCTGGTGCTGGGCATCTGGTGGCGCGGCCTCACCCCGCCCGGCGCCGTCGGCGGGCTGCTCGTCGGCGGCGGTTCCGCGCTGACCGCGGTACTGGCCACCCGGGCGGGACTGCCCGGCAGCGGCTGGCCGCACACGCTGCTGGCCTGGCCGGCCGTCTGGTCGGTGCCGCTGGGCTTCCTCACGATGGTTCTGGTCTCGCTGGCCACCCGGCACCGGATACCGGCCGGGACCGCGGCCACCCTGACCCGGCTGCACCTGCCCGAGGAACTCGCCAGGGAGGCCCGTACGTGA
- a CDS encoding LytR/AlgR family response regulator transcription factor: MLRVLAVDDEKPALEELLYLLRADPRVRSAEGAADATAALRRIGRAVEAGPGSADAVDVVFLDIHMPGLTGLDVARLLSGFARPPHLVFVTAHEGFAVQAFDLKAVDYVLKPVRRERLAEAVRRVCDQAAAAPHPPGPAAAPVPAPTPAPVPVPAPAPEQIAVELGGVTRFVPVDEITYAEAQGDYARLHTPGGSHLVRIALSTLEERWAARGFVRIHRRHLVALGRIDELRVDAGVTTVRIGAAELAVSRRHARELRELLLRRARG, translated from the coding sequence ATGCTGCGCGTACTGGCCGTTGACGACGAGAAGCCCGCACTCGAAGAGCTGCTGTACCTGCTGCGGGCCGACCCGCGGGTGCGCAGCGCGGAGGGGGCCGCCGACGCCACCGCGGCGCTGCGGCGCATCGGGCGGGCGGTGGAGGCCGGGCCCGGCAGTGCGGACGCCGTCGACGTGGTCTTCCTCGACATCCACATGCCGGGGCTGACCGGTCTCGACGTGGCCCGGCTGCTGTCCGGCTTCGCCCGGCCCCCGCACCTGGTGTTCGTCACCGCGCACGAGGGTTTCGCCGTCCAGGCCTTCGACCTCAAGGCCGTGGACTACGTCCTCAAACCGGTCCGCCGCGAACGGCTGGCGGAGGCGGTGCGCCGGGTCTGCGACCAGGCGGCCGCGGCACCACACCCGCCCGGGCCGGCCGCCGCGCCCGTACCCGCCCCGACCCCCGCGCCCGTCCCCGTCCCGGCGCCCGCGCCCGAGCAGATAGCCGTCGAACTCGGCGGCGTGACCCGCTTCGTCCCCGTCGACGAGATCACGTACGCCGAGGCGCAGGGCGACTACGCCCGGCTGCACACCCCCGGCGGCAGCCACCTCGTACGGATCGCGCTGTCCACGCTGGAGGAACGCTGGGCGGCCCGCGGCTTCGTCCGGATCCACCGCCGCCACCTGGTCGCCCTCGGCCGCATCGACGAACTCCGGGTCGACGCCGGGGTCACCACCGTGCGCATCGGCGCCGCCGAACTCGCCGTCAGCCGCCGCCACGCCCGCGAGCTGCGGGAACTGCTGCTGCGCCGGGCCCGCGGCTGA
- a CDS encoding Fpg/Nei family DNA glycosylase: MPELPEVEALREFLDERLAGRVVAAVRPVAVSVLKTYDPPLTALEGRTLAGTTRHGKFLAVSAGGLYFVTHLARAGWLRWQDTLPEAPPRPGKGPLALRFALQDGGGFDLTEAGHQKRLAVYVVHDPAEVPGIARLGPDPLAPEFDEAAFAALLAGERRQIKGVLRDQSVIAGVGNAYSDEVLHAAKLSPFALAANLDAEKTARLYAALQTTLREAVARNHGLAAGLLKAEKKSGLRVHGRTGEPCPVCGDTVREVSFADSSLQYCPTCQTGGKPLADRRLSRLLK, from the coding sequence ATGCCCGAATTGCCCGAGGTCGAAGCGCTCCGGGAGTTCCTCGACGAGCGGCTCGCCGGGCGGGTCGTCGCTGCCGTGCGGCCCGTCGCCGTCAGCGTGCTCAAGACCTACGATCCGCCGCTGACGGCCCTGGAGGGGCGGACCCTCGCCGGGACCACCCGGCACGGCAAGTTCCTCGCCGTGTCCGCCGGCGGGCTGTACTTCGTCACCCACCTGGCCCGGGCCGGCTGGCTGCGCTGGCAGGACACCCTGCCCGAGGCGCCGCCCCGGCCCGGCAAGGGCCCGCTCGCGCTGCGGTTCGCCCTCCAGGACGGCGGCGGCTTCGACCTCACCGAGGCGGGGCACCAAAAGCGCCTCGCCGTGTACGTCGTCCACGACCCCGCCGAGGTCCCCGGCATCGCCCGGCTCGGCCCCGACCCCCTCGCCCCGGAGTTCGACGAAGCCGCCTTCGCCGCCCTCCTGGCGGGCGAGCGCCGCCAGATCAAGGGAGTGCTGCGCGACCAGAGCGTCATCGCAGGTGTGGGGAACGCCTACAGCGACGAAGTCCTCCACGCGGCCAAGCTGTCACCCTTCGCGCTCGCCGCGAACCTCGACGCCGAGAAGACGGCCCGCCTCTACGCCGCCCTCCAGACGACCCTGCGCGAGGCCGTCGCCCGCAACCACGGCCTGGCCGCGGGCCTCCTCAAGGCCGAGAAGAAGAGCGGGCTGCGCGTCCACGGCCGTACCGGCGAGCCCTGCCCGGTGTGCGGGGACACCGTCCGCGAGGTCTCGTTCGCCGATTCCTCCCTCCAGTACTGCCCCACCTGCCAGACCGGCGGCAAACCCCTGGCCGACCGCAGGCTCTCCCGCCTGCTCAAATAG
- a CDS encoding RNA ligase (ATP), whose translation MSTLRVTAETLTVHEHPRADALELAQVGLYRAVVAKGHYRTGDFALYIPEQAVLPADLIAELGLTGRLAGSAADRVKAVRLRGELSQGLVCRPRALDGVDLAAAAADGTDFAGLLGITKWVPPVPTTMNGEVEAAPDLLPWTDIENLQRYPDIFEPGEPVVLTEKLHGTACLVTHIAAEDRVLVSSKGFGAKSLALKEEERNVYWRAVRTHGVPAVAARLAARLGATRVGIFGEVYGAGVQDLVYGADARTTGPGFAVFDVSVETDGRVRWLDPAETVEALAGELELVPTLYEGPYDLDRVVALADGRETVSGKALHLREGVVIRAATGRYSPVTGGRAIAKAVSPAYLTRKGGTEYE comes from the coding sequence ATGTCGACGCTGCGCGTCACCGCCGAAACCCTGACCGTCCACGAGCATCCGCGCGCCGACGCGCTGGAGTTGGCCCAGGTGGGCCTCTACCGCGCCGTCGTCGCCAAGGGCCACTACCGCACCGGGGACTTCGCGCTCTACATCCCCGAACAGGCCGTGCTCCCCGCGGATCTCATCGCGGAACTGGGGCTCACCGGGCGGCTCGCGGGCAGCGCTGCCGACCGGGTCAAGGCGGTACGGCTGCGCGGCGAGCTGTCGCAGGGGCTCGTCTGCCGGCCGCGCGCCCTCGACGGGGTGGACCTCGCGGCGGCCGCCGCCGACGGCACCGACTTCGCCGGCCTCCTCGGCATCACCAAGTGGGTGCCACCGGTCCCCACGACCATGAACGGCGAGGTGGAGGCCGCCCCCGACCTGCTGCCCTGGACGGACATCGAGAACCTGCAGCGCTACCCGGACATCTTCGAGCCCGGCGAGCCCGTCGTCCTCACCGAGAAGCTGCACGGCACCGCCTGCCTGGTCACCCACATCGCCGCCGAGGACCGCGTCCTGGTCTCCTCCAAGGGCTTCGGGGCCAAGAGCCTCGCCCTGAAGGAGGAGGAGCGCAACGTCTACTGGCGGGCCGTACGCACCCACGGCGTACCCGCCGTCGCGGCCCGCCTGGCCGCCCGCCTCGGAGCCACCCGGGTCGGGATCTTCGGCGAGGTGTACGGGGCCGGCGTCCAGGACCTCGTCTACGGCGCGGACGCGCGGACCACCGGACCGGGCTTCGCCGTGTTCGACGTATCGGTCGAGACCGACGGACGGGTCCGCTGGCTGGACCCCGCGGAGACGGTCGAGGCCCTGGCCGGTGAGCTGGAGCTGGTGCCGACGCTGTACGAGGGCCCGTACGACCTGGACCGGGTGGTGGCGCTGGCCGACGGCCGGGAGACCGTGTCGGGCAAGGCGCTGCACCTGCGCGAGGGCGTCGTCATCCGCGCTGCCACCGGCCGGTACAGCCCGGTGACCGGCGGCCGGGCCATCGCGAAGGCCGTCAGCCCCGCGTACCTGACGCGCAAGGGCGGCACGGAGTACGAGTGA
- a CDS encoding SpoIIE family protein phosphatase → MPTTVSLPDDWPAHPDQSLALNRMGSFDWDLVAGLMHLDPPALDVFDTVADDYDGRPESLSPRVPPAESVRLDALVSSALKSGVDSYGAYFRIRCRDGRLRWTHTQGRVLRDDDGRPYRIIGIVRDATEELSHSAERLGLDEERRRQTSVVEGTTAALAHARTVQDVIDALSDNHGLERLGSMGMVMGLVEAGRIHLVAEGPSGSYVPGTRYTRIDEQYPMSEVVRSLQPRFIDSQEEFATGYPGLWSKISSMRISAAAYLPLIAQARPIGAIGLLYQDKDGFTQEERNLLVALGSSIAQSLQRAMLLEQEHDLAEGLQQAMLPRRIPAVPGAEIAVRYRSARMGRDIGGDWYDVIPLPGGRVGAVIGDVQGHDTHAAAVMGQLRIVLRAYAAEGHAPATVMARASGFLHELDTDRFATCAYAEADLSTGVVQLVRAGHIDPLLRSRHGDVRRLPVTGGMPLGLSAEFGHLEYPVTTVELDPGETLLMCTDGLVEQPGADLDDGIQLLTSLIHSGPADLQQLADRLCEVVDERGGDDDMALLLLRRRIEDAPQAGGRLQQHVAQGDPEALASARHMIGAAVRAWGARERSDEIELVADELVTNALMHTDGPAIVTLRVLPGPQRRLRVEVEDRSSALPRRREAGESGVSGRGLMLVDRLADVWGVESRGSGKCVWCEFVMG, encoded by the coding sequence GTGCCGACCACCGTATCGCTGCCCGACGACTGGCCCGCACACCCGGACCAGAGCCTCGCGCTGAACCGCATGGGCAGCTTCGACTGGGACCTCGTCGCGGGTCTCATGCACCTGGACCCGCCGGCGCTCGACGTCTTCGACACGGTCGCCGACGACTACGACGGCCGGCCCGAGTCGCTGTCGCCCCGGGTGCCGCCGGCCGAGTCGGTACGCCTGGACGCACTCGTCTCCAGCGCCCTCAAGAGCGGCGTCGACAGCTACGGCGCGTACTTCCGCATCCGCTGCCGCGACGGCCGGCTGCGCTGGACCCACACCCAGGGCCGGGTGCTGCGCGACGACGACGGGCGCCCGTACCGGATCATCGGGATCGTCCGCGACGCCACCGAGGAACTCAGCCACTCCGCCGAACGCCTCGGCCTCGACGAGGAGCGCCGCCGTCAGACCAGCGTCGTCGAGGGCACCACGGCCGCACTCGCGCACGCCCGCACCGTGCAGGACGTCATCGACGCGCTGAGCGACAACCACGGCCTGGAACGGCTCGGCTCCATGGGCATGGTGATGGGCCTGGTCGAGGCCGGCCGCATCCACCTCGTCGCCGAGGGCCCGTCCGGCAGCTACGTGCCCGGCACCCGCTACACCCGCATCGACGAGCAGTACCCGATGAGCGAGGTGGTCCGCTCCCTCCAGCCCCGGTTCATCGACTCCCAGGAGGAGTTCGCGACCGGCTACCCCGGGCTCTGGTCCAAGATCTCGTCCATGCGGATCTCCGCCGCCGCCTACCTGCCCCTCATCGCGCAGGCGCGCCCCATCGGCGCCATCGGACTGCTCTACCAGGACAAGGACGGCTTCACCCAGGAGGAACGCAACCTCCTCGTCGCCCTCGGCAGCAGCATCGCGCAGAGCCTCCAGCGCGCCATGCTCCTCGAACAGGAACACGACCTCGCCGAAGGCCTCCAGCAGGCCATGCTGCCCCGCCGGATCCCGGCCGTCCCCGGCGCCGAGATCGCCGTGCGCTACCGCTCCGCCCGCATGGGCCGGGACATCGGCGGCGACTGGTACGACGTCATCCCGCTGCCCGGCGGCCGCGTCGGCGCCGTCATCGGCGACGTCCAGGGCCACGACACGCACGCCGCCGCCGTCATGGGGCAACTGCGCATCGTGCTGCGCGCGTACGCCGCCGAAGGCCACGCGCCCGCCACCGTCATGGCCCGCGCCTCCGGCTTCCTCCACGAACTCGACACCGACCGCTTCGCCACCTGCGCCTACGCCGAGGCCGACCTGTCGACCGGCGTCGTCCAGCTGGTCCGCGCCGGGCACATCGACCCGCTGCTGCGCTCCCGGCACGGCGACGTCCGGCGGCTGCCCGTCACCGGCGGCATGCCCCTCGGCCTGTCCGCCGAGTTCGGCCACCTCGAATACCCCGTCACCACCGTCGAACTCGACCCGGGCGAAACCCTGCTCATGTGCACCGACGGCCTCGTCGAACAGCCCGGAGCCGACCTCGACGACGGCATACAGCTGCTCACCTCCCTCATCCACAGCGGCCCCGCCGACCTCCAACAGCTCGCCGACCGGCTGTGCGAAGTCGTCGACGAACGCGGCGGCGACGACGACATGGCCCTCCTGCTGCTGCGCCGCCGCATCGAAGACGCCCCGCAGGCCGGCGGCCGCCTCCAGCAGCACGTGGCCCAGGGCGACCCCGAAGCGCTGGCCTCCGCCCGGCACATGATCGGCGCGGCGGTCCGCGCCTGGGGCGCGCGCGAACGCTCCGACGAGATCGAACTCGTCGCCGACGAACTCGTCACCAACGCCCTCATGCACACCGACGGCCCGGCCATCGTCACCCTCCGCGTCCTCCCCGGCCCCCAACGCCGCCTGCGCGTAGAGGTGGAGGACCGCTCCAGCGCCCTCCCACGCCGCCGCGAAGCCGGCGAATCCGGGGTATCGGGCCGTGGCCTGATGCTGGTCGACCGCCTGGCCGACGTCTGGGGCGTCGAATCCCGCGGCAGCGGCAAATGCGTCTGGTGCGAATTCGTCATGGGCTGA
- a CDS encoding DUF6777 domain-containing protein has translation MHGPVRRYALACTAAVGLFAVAGCGSEAEPTKAVTGQEVLLQSVVAAGPDPFTASTATSLAALPPPAHQGTGQQGRPGPGAAGSGPAAALRAVTGSTPGLYGGTHKRGSCDVEQQVRFYAADRNRARAFAAAAGVESARIAEFLRGLTPVVLRADTRVTSHGFRGGRAAAYQAVLQAGTAVLVDDYGLPRVRCACGNPLMPPVEGGASSNTGTPWPGFQPAQVVVIKPTDAIVDNLVIVNISNNTWIERRSGDDGAQDKVPAEPPPFDPSGPVPSGPAADAAPAVPHDPCTGSGNSLARTAPPQSGGSAPAGSGDRPAPCTSASTRPALPDVPTAPGDRDRPADVPGDSSSRSDGLSSDELADGFSDGFSDGLSDDFSDGSRSDGLLPDESDLPAWPDEPVAPDPLDDRLDRLPPVHPEDLYDLPDGGVSGDPATDRGSQLESA, from the coding sequence GTGCACGGACCGGTACGTCGCTATGCCCTGGCCTGTACGGCCGCCGTCGGCCTGTTCGCCGTTGCGGGCTGCGGCAGCGAAGCCGAGCCGACGAAGGCCGTCACCGGCCAGGAGGTGCTGCTGCAGTCCGTCGTGGCGGCCGGCCCCGACCCGTTCACGGCCTCCACCGCCACCTCCCTGGCCGCCCTGCCGCCGCCCGCCCACCAGGGGACCGGGCAGCAGGGCCGCCCCGGCCCCGGCGCCGCCGGCAGCGGACCGGCCGCGGCACTGCGCGCCGTCACCGGCTCCACCCCCGGCCTGTACGGCGGCACGCACAAACGAGGCAGCTGCGACGTGGAACAGCAGGTCCGCTTCTACGCCGCCGACCGCAACCGCGCCCGCGCCTTCGCGGCCGCCGCCGGCGTCGAATCCGCCCGGATCGCGGAATTCCTGCGCGGCCTCACCCCCGTGGTGCTGCGCGCCGACACCCGCGTCACCAGCCACGGCTTCCGCGGCGGCCGGGCCGCCGCCTACCAGGCCGTCCTCCAGGCCGGCACCGCCGTACTCGTCGACGACTACGGGCTGCCCCGGGTGCGGTGCGCCTGCGGCAACCCGCTGATGCCACCCGTCGAAGGCGGCGCCAGCAGCAACACGGGCACCCCGTGGCCCGGCTTCCAGCCCGCCCAGGTCGTCGTGATCAAGCCGACCGACGCGATCGTCGACAACCTCGTCATCGTGAACATCAGCAACAACACCTGGATCGAACGCCGGTCCGGGGACGACGGCGCACAGGACAAGGTGCCCGCCGAACCGCCGCCCTTCGACCCGAGCGGCCCGGTCCCCAGCGGCCCCGCCGCCGACGCCGCCCCGGCCGTCCCGCACGACCCCTGCACCGGCTCCGGCAACAGCCTGGCCCGCACCGCTCCGCCGCAGTCCGGGGGCAGCGCGCCGGCCGGGTCCGGCGACCGGCCGGCCCCGTGCACCTCCGCCTCCACCCGGCCCGCGCTGCCCGACGTACCCACCGCACCCGGCGACCGGGACCGGCCCGCCGACGTGCCGGGCGACTCCTCGAGCCGCTCGGACGGCCTGTCGTCGGACGAGCTGGCGGACGGCTTCTCGGACGGCTTCTCGGACGGGCTGTCGGACGACTTCTCGGACGGGTCCCGGTCGGACGGCCTGCTGCCCGACGAGTCGGACCTGCCCGCCTGGCCGGACGAGCCCGTCGCTCCCGATCCGCTCGACGACCGGCTGGACCGGCTCCCGCCCGTCCACCCCGAGGACCTCTACGATCTCCCGGACGGCGGCGTGTCCGGCGACCCCGCCACCGACCGCGGCTCGCAGCTGGAGAGCGCCTGA
- a CDS encoding YndJ family protein — protein sequence MAVLVNPVVTLGMLAIVPAGLALVDRDGLATLRRLWPLCAVPGAVALWLPRGGPATALAAVYALGTLVLALQAPLRLARTRSLAAAEAAVLTALVSPAVAATALAAERAGRRLFGFDLDILALTVPHFHFAGFTAALVAGLVCRTSGSGTARFAGYSVPAGTLLVLGGYFTGDWVELAGAVVLTAGMWAVAVHTWREPRTRARDPLTRALFAVSAAVLAATMLLALWWALGEAAHVPHPTLTWMAATHGLGNALGFALCAVLAWHRMKEIAR from the coding sequence CTGGCAGTCCTGGTGAATCCCGTGGTCACGCTCGGCATGCTGGCGATCGTCCCGGCCGGGCTCGCGCTCGTGGACCGGGACGGGCTCGCCACCCTGCGCCGCCTGTGGCCGCTGTGCGCCGTACCCGGTGCGGTAGCGCTGTGGCTGCCGCGCGGCGGCCCGGCCACCGCGCTCGCCGCGGTCTACGCCCTGGGCACCCTCGTCCTCGCGCTCCAGGCGCCGCTGCGGCTGGCCCGCACCCGCTCGCTCGCGGCCGCCGAGGCCGCCGTGCTGACCGCACTGGTCTCGCCCGCCGTGGCGGCGACCGCTCTGGCCGCGGAGCGCGCGGGACGGCGGCTGTTCGGTTTCGACCTCGACATCCTGGCGCTGACCGTCCCGCACTTCCACTTCGCGGGCTTCACCGCAGCCCTGGTCGCCGGGCTGGTCTGCCGGACCTCGGGCTCCGGCACGGCCCGCTTCGCCGGGTACAGCGTGCCCGCCGGCACCCTGCTGGTGCTCGGCGGCTACTTCACCGGCGATTGGGTGGAGCTGGCCGGTGCGGTCGTGCTCACCGCCGGGATGTGGGCGGTGGCCGTCCACACCTGGCGCGAGCCCCGCACCCGCGCCCGGGACCCTCTCACCCGCGCCCTGTTCGCCGTCTCGGCCGCCGTGCTCGCGGCCACCATGCTGCTCGCCCTGTGGTGGGCGCTGGGCGAGGCCGCCCACGTCCCCCACCCCACCCTGACCTGGATGGCCGCCACCCACGGCCTCGGAAACGCCCTCGGCTTCGCACTGTGCGCCGTGCTCGCCTGGCACCGGATGAAGGAGATCGCACGATGA
- a CDS encoding DUF1990 family protein: MTRITSLHRDTVNYVERGATRHRPLPTGYHHLHHRVPIGHGREVFKRAGTAVTTFRMHRAAGVRVRADRERAETGGLVECAIGIGPARITAPCEVIWTAYGPSLTGFAYGTRHGHPELGEESFLVELGEDGTVWFDVTAFSRPGRWYTRLAGPLVPFLQMRYARHCGRTLRRLAAGG, from the coding sequence ATGACCCGCATCACCAGCCTCCACCGGGACACCGTCAACTACGTGGAGCGCGGCGCCACCCGGCACCGGCCGCTCCCCACCGGCTACCACCACCTGCACCACCGCGTCCCCATCGGCCACGGCCGCGAGGTGTTCAAGCGCGCCGGGACGGCCGTCACCACCTTCCGCATGCACCGCGCGGCCGGCGTCCGGGTCCGCGCCGACCGCGAGCGCGCCGAGACCGGCGGCCTGGTCGAGTGCGCGATCGGCATCGGCCCCGCCCGGATCACCGCCCCGTGCGAGGTCATCTGGACGGCGTACGGGCCCAGCCTGACCGGCTTCGCGTACGGCACCCGGCACGGGCACCCGGAACTCGGCGAGGAGTCGTTCCTGGTCGAGCTGGGCGAGGACGGCACCGTCTGGTTCGACGTGACCGCCTTCAGCCGCCCGGGCCGCTGGTACACCCGGCTCGCCGGCCCCCTGGTCCCCTTCCTCCAGATGCGCTACGCCCGGCACTGCGGGCGCACCCTGCGCCGCCTCGCCGCGGGCGGCTGA